The following coding sequences are from one Primulina eburnea isolate SZY01 chromosome 15, ASM2296580v1, whole genome shotgun sequence window:
- the LOC140814651 gene encoding protein DETOXIFICATION 18-like, whose protein sequence is MSSSYGAEAGTPLLVRKKEGGWLSKVIDVEEAKDQMLFALPMILTNVSYYFIPLVSVMFAGHLGELELAGSNLANSWAAVTGYALMVGLSGALETLCGQGYGAKLYGMLGIYLQASCIITIVFTIAVSILWWFSDSVLIFLHQDAQIADQAGLYLKYLIPGLFAYGFLQNLLRFLQTQCVVMPLVVCSLVPLALHLGIVYVLVHWTTLGYRGAPVAASISLWISVLMLSLYVLKAKKFENTWEGFTRESFSHVFTNFKIALPSAAMVCLEYWAFEILVLLAGLMPNSEVTTSLIAMCVNTEAILFMVAYGLSAAASTRVSNELGAENPARARHAMVVTLKLTVLVVVCVVLALFFGHNMWASSFSDSHVIIDAFASMTPLLIASVTCDFIQGILSGVARGCGWQHLAVFINLGTFYCIGMPVAGLLGFKFKLYAKGLWIGLVCGLSVQMIGLLLLSKFSKWTRVELSHA, encoded by the exons ATGTCATCGAGCTATGGCGCAGAGGCGGGGACTCCGCTGCTGGTGAGGAAAAAGGAGGGGGGATGGCTCAGCAAGGTTATTGATGTGGAAGAGGCTAAAGATCAGATGCTTTTCGCATTGCCAATGATACTGACCAATGTTTCGTATTACTTCATTCCATTGGTGTCTGTTATGTTCGCCGGCCACCTCGGAGAACTCGAGCTCGCTGGGTCCAATCTGGCCAATTCTTGGGCTGCTGTCACTGGTTACGCTCTCATG GTTGGCTTGAGTGGTGCACTTGAGACATTATGTGGTCAAGGATATGGTGCAAAACTATATGGGATGCTAGGGATATATCTACAAGCGTCATGCATTATAACCATCGTCTTCACGATTGCAGTATCCATTCTGTGGTGGTTTTCCGATAGCGTATTGATTTTCTTGCATCAAGATGCTCAAATAGCAGATCAAGCTGGTCTCTATCTGAAGTATCTCATTCCCGGGCTCTTTGCTTATGGTTTTTTgcaaaatcttttgagatttcTTCAGACACAATGCGTGGTAATGCCGCTCGTCGTGTGTTCGTTGGTCCCTTTAGCCCTCCATTTGGGAATCGTCTACGTTTTGGTTCACTGGACCACACTGGGATATAGGGGAGCTCCAGTAGCAGCTTCAATTTCGTTGTGGATTTCAGTACTTATGTTAAGTTTATATGTGCTCAAAGCGAAGAAATTTGAGAATACATGGGAAGGTTTTACCCGCGAGTCTTTTAGTCATGTCTTTACGAATTTTAAGATTGCTCTGCCTTCTGCAGCCATGGTTTG TCTGGAGTATTGGGCATTTGAGATTCTAGTTTTGCTGGCGGGATTGATGCCAAACTCTGAAGTTACTACTTCTCTGATTGCAATGTG TGTAAATACAGAAGCCATCTTGTTTATGGTTGCTTATGGCCTCAGTGCTGCAGCTAG CACGAGGGTATCTAACGAGTTAGGAGCAGAAAATCCAGCTCGAGCTAGACATGCCATGGTTGTCACCCTTAAACTAACTGTTCTTGTTGTAGTTTGTGTTGTATTAGCCCTATTTTTTGGCCATAATATGTGGGCTAGCTCCTTTAGCGACAGCCATGTGATTATCGATGCATTTGCCTCGATGACACCCCTACTGATTGCATCTGTTACATGCGATTTTATTCAAGGAATCTTATCAG GAGTAGCAAGGGGATGTGGTTGGCAGCATTTGGCAGTGTTTATTAACTTGGGAACGTTCTATTGCATTGGCATGCCTGTTGCTGGTCTACTCGGTTTCAAGTTTAAACTATATGCTAAG GGACTATGGATCGGGTTAGTTTGTGGTCTATCAGTCCAGATGATAGGTCTTCTTCTGCTTTCGAAGTTCTCAAAGTGGACAAGAGTGGAGCTGTCCCATGCATGA